The nucleotide sequence CAGATTTCGATAGGCGACTGCCAGATTATGACAGACGATGGATCTCAACTGGTTGTTTCCCTCCTGTTGTGCAGCATCGAGTACAACAGAGAATTGTTCTATTGAATCCAGGTGCAGTCCGGTTTCAAGCAGAAATTGCCCCAGAGCCAGACTGCGTTCCCAGTTCTTCAGTTTTAAGTCGCTTGAGTAAAACAGGGCGCGGGCCTCCTGGGACTTTCCTTCTGAAGCCAACAGATGTGCCTGCTGCACGACCTGATTCAAAATACCTGAGCTTGCTATACTCGGTGTAGGGGGCAATGATTCTGACACTGCAAACTCCTCTCCTGTTTCGGATCCTGGGATATGTAGGTAACGGAAACGAGAGAGAGTGAGTGAGTGAGATGAGAATATTTGAGGGAGCGAATCCCTCTGACCTGAATGAGAAATTCAAGGCCTGTCTTTGTTTGTTTTATTGATATTACCCATTTTGACGGTTGTGTCAATTTAAAAATGTTCTAATCTCAATCAACTTTGGAAAATCGGCAAATCAGAGCTTCTGAATCTGGTAACCGAGTTTGAAGATGAGAGCTGCTGCCAATATGGCAGCGGGATTTCTGTTGGTAGAGACTGTCCGGCAGGAAATCCAGGACGAATTATTCAGAGGCGAAATCGCTAACAGTATGATAACAAATATCTTATGGATTATTCGTTAGTTGGGCACGGCGTTCGCAGCTAGGATCACCACGCTCTTGTCTGCACAGCAGGTATGAGTTAACCATGTGTTGTTGTGGATTGGCTCGACCGCCACCACAGATCATAAAACTATCCGATGTGAAGACATTCGAGTCAAAATTAAAATTCTAGGAGATCCCAATGGCGAAGAAGGCTGCCAAAGCAAGTAAAGGCGCCCGGATTGTCCCTCTTGGTGACAAAGTCGTTCTGAAAAGAGAAGTTGCAGAGTCAACCACAGCAGGGGGTATTGTCCTTCCTGACAGTGCGCAAGACAAACCACAACGTGGTGAAGTCGTCGCCGTGGGAGATGGACACGTCAAATCTGATGGAACAAAGCTTCCATTAACCGTCAAGGAAGGGGACCGTGTCATTTTCAGTCCATATGGTGGGGACGAAATCAAAATTGGCGGAGAAGAGTATCTGTTACTCCGCGAAAGTGACATTTTGGCAACTTACTAAGCTGCCCCTGTTTTGTTATTAGCGGTAATCGCTCCCGATTCAGGTGAGCTGGTTACTCTTCCTTTCAAATTTCATACTGCGTACATGGAGAGATAGTGAAATGGCAAAGATGATTGCCTTCGATCAGGAAGCTCAAGAAGCGATGCGACGCGGCATCAGTAAGTTGGCGCGCGCAGTTCGGGTAACACTGGGTCCCAAGGGACGTAATGTTATTCTGGAAAAAAGCTTTGGTTCCCCGACTGTAACTAAAGACGGTGTATCTGTTGCCCGCGAAATCGAGCTGCCAGACAAGTTCGAAGACATGGGAGCCCGTATGGTTCGTGAAGTTGCCAGCAAAACTTCTGACATCGCCGGCGATGGAACCACAACTGCTACCATTATGGCAGAAGCGATTTACAATGAAGGTCTGAAATCGGTTGTCGCCGGTGTCAGCCCGATTGCCATGAAGCGTGGCATGGATAAAGCCGTCGAAGACATTGTGGACAAGCTCCACAAAATGTCGATCGAATGCAAGAACAAGAAAGCGATTTCCCAGGTTGGTAAAGTTGCCTCGAATGGTGACGAAGAAATCGGTAAAATTCTGGCAGACGCCATGGAAAAGGTTGGTAAAGACGGCGTGATTACCGTCGAAGAAGGCCAGAGCCTGCAGACCAGCTTCGAAGTGGTAGAAGGCATGCAGTTTGACCGCGGTTATCTGTCTCCTTACTTCGTCACTGATCCTCAGAGCATGTCCTGCGATCTGGAAGATGCCTACGTTCTGGTTCACGAAAAGAAGATTTCGAACATTAAAGACCTTGTTCCCGTCCTGGAAAAAGTCGTTAATGCCGGTAAGCCTCTGCTGATCATTGCAGAAGACATCGAAGGCGAAGCCCTGTCGACACTCGTGATCAACAAACTGCGTGGTACTTTCCGCTGCTGTGCTGTGAAAGCACCTGGTTACGGCGATCGTCGTAAAGCCATGCTGCAGGATATCGCCATCATGGTTGGTGGCCAGGCAATCTTCGAAGATCTCGGCATTCAGCTGGAAAATCTGCAGTTGTCCGACCTGGGAACAGCCAAGAAAGTTTCCGTCGATAAAGACAACGCCACTATCATCGAAGGTGGTGGAAAGCCTGGCGAAATCAAATCCCGTATCGAACAGATCCGTCGTGAACTGGAAAATTCAACCAGCGATTACGACAAGGAAAAGCTGGAAGAACGGATCGCGAAACTTTCTGGCGGTGTTGCACAGATCAATGTGGGTGCCGCGACTGAAAGTGAAATGAAAGAAAAGAAAGCTCGCGTGGAAGATGCTCTGCATGCTGTTCGTGCCGCTGTTGCCGAAGGCATTCTGCCCGGTGGTGGTGTTGCGTTACTGCGATGTTCTGCCGCCTGCAAGCCAACTGGTCTTTCACAGGAAGAAAAAGTTGGTTACGAGATCATTCTACGTGCCTGTCGTGCACCGCTGACATCCATTGCCAATAACGCCGGCGATGATGGCAGTGTGGTCTGCGAAAAGGTTTCCGAACTGGAAGGCAACATGGGCTACAACGCCGCGACTTCCAAGTACGAAGATCTGGTCAAAACCGGGATCATCGATCCAACCCGTGTGACGCGGTCTGCACTGCAGAATTCAGCCAGCGTTTCAACTCTGCTGCTGACCAGTGATGCCCTGATCGCTGAAAAGGGTAAGGATGACCATGGCGACGACGATCTGCACTAAGCTCAGATTTCGTCCCGTTTTATAATAGATTTAAAGCACCCGGCAGGAGACTGTCGGGTGCTTTTCTTAATTACGATGGATCGGCCTGTTGGGATTCGGGTTGTCTCAGCCCGGACGAGCGTTCACAGCAGTCCTCGTGAATTTCGTCTGGTTTTCGACTGCCCTGGGTCAGAATGTTAGAATGTGCGCATTGCGGACAGCAACTGATATTAGTACCATTTGCATCATTCCCGAGTTCCGTCAAATGATTATTTACTCCTTCATTTCCAGAAGATTGGTAGAGTTTCGTGGCAAGAGAAAAAGTAGTTTTGGCATACAGTGGTGGCTTGGATACTTCCGTGGCCGTCAAGTGGATCAATGAAAAATACAATATGGACGTGATCACTTATACCTGTGATCTCGGCCAGGGTCGCGATGTAGACGGAATCAAGGAAAAAGCGATCAAAACCGGCGCGGTAGAAGCCGTCATTGAAGACACCAAGAACATGTTTGTCGATTTCTTTGTCTGGCCTTCTCTGATGACGGGGACGATGTACGAAGGTAAATATCCGCTGGCGACCGCACTGGGACGCCCTCTGATTGCACATCGAATGGTTGAAGTCGCCAAGGAGCACGGTGCGACAGCAGTGGCACATGGCTGTACCGGCAAAGGAAATGACCAGGTTCGGTTTGATGTTTCATTTCAGACGCTGGCACCCCAGTTGAAAATTATTGCTCCCGTACGTGAATGGAAATGGACTCGTACCGAGGAACTGCAGTATGCCAAAGAGCATGGCATTGAAGTAGAAGCCACGAAAGAAAGCATTTTCAGTATCGACCAGAACTTATGGGGACGTTCTGTGGAAGCCGGTATTCTTGAAGATCCCTGGGTCGCCCCGCCTAAGGAAGCTTATAAATGGACGGTTTCCCCCGAAGAAGCTCCCAACCAGCCAGTGGAAGTCACAATCGAATTTGAGCAGGGACGTCCGATCGCCGTTGATGGAAAAGAGATGGATGGCGCTGAGTTAATTCTGCATCTGAATAAAATCGGTGGAGAAAACGGCGTCGGTCGCATTGATCATGTTGAAAACCGCCTGGTAGGGATCAAGAGTCGCGAAATCTATGAAGCACCTGCTGCTGTCATTTTGCATAATGCCCACCGTGAACTGGAATACCTGACTCTAAGCAGGCAGGCGCTGCGATTCAAAACTTACGTCAGCCAGACCTGCAGTGACATCATTTACGATGGCCTCTGGTACAGTTCATTCCATCAGGACCTGATGGGATTTGTCGAAAAGAACCAGCGTTTTGTTTCTGGAACCGTTCGAGTTTCTCTGTATAAAGGAAATCATACAGTGACCGGTTTGAAGAGTGAGCACAGCCTTTACAGTCCTGAGCTGGCAACCTACGAAGAGGGCGACCAGTTTCCTCATGAAACAGCCCTGGGTTTCATCAGGATCCATGGACTGGCTCAACAGACTCAGGCACGTCAACAGTTATTGAAAGGGGAACCCAGTTCCAAACCAACCCGGATTATGCCCCCCAGTCAATCTGACAAATCCTGATCAAGCTGGTTCAGACGCTCGGTCAACCCGTTTTGAATCTCATCAACTGGCCAGTTCCAGCAGCCATGAGCGATGGTTCGGGCTCACTTTAATACATGTGGTCGCATGATGGATCAATCGACACAGAAAGGACGGACGATCGCAATCGGTGATATTCACGGTTGTGATGTGGCGCTGGGTACGATTCTGTATCATCTCGAGTTGACTCGGGAGGATACCTTTATCTGTCTGGGCGATGCGGTTGACCGGGGACCTGGTACCAAACATGTGATTGAGATTCTACTGGATCTCAAAGCCAGCTGTAAGCTGATCATGATCAAAGGCAATCATGAAGAGATGATGCTGGATGGTCTGCAGGGGGGGCACTGGGAATCAATCTGGCTGCAGCATGGCGGCAAAGAAGCAATCGACTCCTACGGTGGTCGCTACGATCTTATACCGGAAGAGCATCGTATTTTTATGGCGACTGCTTTGGATTATTATGAAACAGAGACAGATATCTTCGTCCATGCAACGGCTGTTCCCGGCGTTCCTCTGGAAGACCTGACCAAACAGGAACTCCGCTGGGACCGGATCACAGGTCAGGAAGCCCCGGATCCTTCCGGACGTCGGATCATCTGTGGACACACGGCACAGAAATCAGGAAAGCCGCTGGTATATGAGGGCTGGGCCTGTCTGGATACCGCTGCTTACCGGGGAAACTATCTGACTGCGATTGACGTGCACACCAATGAACTCTTTCAGGCAAAGCAATCAGGAAAATACCGCGACGGCAAAACTCTGGAACGCTATCTGACTA is from Gimesia maris and encodes:
- the groES gene encoding co-chaperone GroES, which codes for MAKKAAKASKGARIVPLGDKVVLKREVAESTTAGGIVLPDSAQDKPQRGEVVAVGDGHVKSDGTKLPLTVKEGDRVIFSPYGGDEIKIGGEEYLLLRESDILATY
- the groL gene encoding chaperonin GroEL (60 kDa chaperone family; promotes refolding of misfolded polypeptides especially under stressful conditions; forms two stacked rings of heptamers to form a barrel-shaped 14mer; ends can be capped by GroES; misfolded proteins enter the barrel where they are refolded when GroES binds), giving the protein MAKMIAFDQEAQEAMRRGISKLARAVRVTLGPKGRNVILEKSFGSPTVTKDGVSVAREIELPDKFEDMGARMVREVASKTSDIAGDGTTTATIMAEAIYNEGLKSVVAGVSPIAMKRGMDKAVEDIVDKLHKMSIECKNKKAISQVGKVASNGDEEIGKILADAMEKVGKDGVITVEEGQSLQTSFEVVEGMQFDRGYLSPYFVTDPQSMSCDLEDAYVLVHEKKISNIKDLVPVLEKVVNAGKPLLIIAEDIEGEALSTLVINKLRGTFRCCAVKAPGYGDRRKAMLQDIAIMVGGQAIFEDLGIQLENLQLSDLGTAKKVSVDKDNATIIEGGGKPGEIKSRIEQIRRELENSTSDYDKEKLEERIAKLSGGVAQINVGAATESEMKEKKARVEDALHAVRAAVAEGILPGGGVALLRCSAACKPTGLSQEEKVGYEIILRACRAPLTSIANNAGDDGSVVCEKVSELEGNMGYNAATSKYEDLVKTGIIDPTRVTRSALQNSASVSTLLLTSDALIAEKGKDDHGDDDLH
- a CDS encoding argininosuccinate synthase, giving the protein MAREKVVLAYSGGLDTSVAVKWINEKYNMDVITYTCDLGQGRDVDGIKEKAIKTGAVEAVIEDTKNMFVDFFVWPSLMTGTMYEGKYPLATALGRPLIAHRMVEVAKEHGATAVAHGCTGKGNDQVRFDVSFQTLAPQLKIIAPVREWKWTRTEELQYAKEHGIEVEATKESIFSIDQNLWGRSVEAGILEDPWVAPPKEAYKWTVSPEEAPNQPVEVTIEFEQGRPIAVDGKEMDGAELILHLNKIGGENGVGRIDHVENRLVGIKSREIYEAPAAVILHNAHRELEYLTLSRQALRFKTYVSQTCSDIIYDGLWYSSFHQDLMGFVEKNQRFVSGTVRVSLYKGNHTVTGLKSEHSLYSPELATYEEGDQFPHETALGFIRIHGLAQQTQARQQLLKGEPSSKPTRIMPPSQSDKS
- a CDS encoding metallophosphoesterase family protein; the encoded protein is MMDQSTQKGRTIAIGDIHGCDVALGTILYHLELTREDTFICLGDAVDRGPGTKHVIEILLDLKASCKLIMIKGNHEEMMLDGLQGGHWESIWLQHGGKEAIDSYGGRYDLIPEEHRIFMATALDYYETETDIFVHATAVPGVPLEDLTKQELRWDRITGQEAPDPSGRRIICGHTAQKSGKPLVYEGWACLDTAAYRGNYLTAIDVHTNELFQAKQSGKYRDGKTLERYLTK